CCGCCGATGCAGCAGGACCTGGCGATCCCGACCATGGTGATGCTCCGGGAACACGGGGAGATCTGGCGGTCGCTCGATGCGATCGAGGCCGGGCTGGACTCGGACAGCTCCGATGACGCTCTCCAGGGGGCCTGCCGCGATCTTCTGGCCCAGCTCGAAAAGCACAATGAGAAAGAGGAGCCGATCTTCTACGAGGTCGCCGACGACACCCTCAGCCCGGCCCAGAACTCGGTCCTCAGGGACCTGCTCGAGGACAGCGAGATGCCCGAGGGCTGGGTCTGCTCCAAGGCGGGGGAGGAACTCCCCCCGGTGCCCGGCCAACGCAACTGATCTCTGCCTGTGCGGGGGTGTCGGG
The Solirubrobacterales bacterium genome window above contains:
- a CDS encoding hemerythrin domain-containing protein translates to MEMGTLGTALEREHHEIDAGIEGFGAEGADREERAGSLRRAILALRRHIFLEEEFLFPPMQQDLAIPTMVMLREHGEIWRSLDAIEAGLDSDSSDDALQGACRDLLAQLEKHNEKEEPIFYEVADDTLSPAQNSVLRDLLEDSEMPEGWVCSKAGEELPPVPGQRN